A single Thermosynechococcus vestitus BP-1 DNA region contains:
- a CDS encoding DJ-1/PfpI family protein, translating to MSGKRILMLVGDYVEDYEVMVPFQALQMVGHTVHAVCPDKVAGDSVRTAVHDFERDQTYSEKRGHNFTLNATFTEIDPTTYDALVVPGGRAPEYLRLNSRVLEITKHFGETQKPIAAICHGLQLLAAAGVLAGKTCTAYPACGPEVVSAGGKFTNVAVDAVVVDGNLVTAPAWPAHPQWLAAFLEVLGTKISHQPSAAL from the coding sequence ATGAGTGGCAAACGCATTCTGATGCTCGTGGGCGACTACGTCGAAGACTACGAGGTGATGGTCCCCTTCCAAGCCCTGCAAATGGTGGGTCATACCGTACATGCCGTCTGTCCGGATAAAGTCGCTGGCGACAGTGTGCGCACAGCCGTTCACGATTTTGAACGGGATCAAACCTACAGTGAAAAACGGGGGCATAATTTTACACTCAATGCCACCTTTACAGAGATTGACCCCACCACCTACGATGCCCTAGTGGTGCCGGGAGGGCGTGCCCCAGAATACTTGCGCCTCAATTCACGGGTACTGGAAATCACCAAGCACTTTGGCGAGACCCAAAAACCCATTGCCGCCATTTGTCACGGGCTGCAACTTTTGGCAGCAGCGGGGGTGCTGGCTGGCAAAACCTGTACGGCCTATCCTGCCTGTGGTCCTGAGGTCGTCAGTGCCGGCGGCAAGTTTACCAATGTGGCGGTGGATGCGGTGGTGGTGGATGGCAATCTGGTTACGGCACCGGCTTGGCCTGCCCATCCGCAGTGGTTGGCAGCATTTTTGGAGGTTTTAGGCACCAAGATTAGCCATCAGCCCTCGGCAGCGCTTTAG
- the cobM gene encoding precorrin-4 C(11)-methyltransferase: protein MISRNTAAGVYFVGAGPGDPELLTLKGQRLLQEADVILYADSLVPTGILQFAPPSTLCIPTAALTLEEIIPLMVEAVQAGKKVVRLQSGDPSLYSAIHEQICRLAEAGIAVEVVPGISAYQLAAARLKVELTLPELVQTIILTRASGRTRVPPTEELASLAAHKASLCLYLSANCIQRAQRDLLQHYPPETLVAVGYRLGWPDEQLWLVPLRDIAAFSQQQRLTRTTLYLISPALAVQQQGSDAWRSCLYSPEHHHLFRPH, encoded by the coding sequence GTGATCAGTAGGAATACGGCTGCTGGGGTTTACTTTGTGGGTGCTGGCCCCGGTGATCCAGAATTGCTTACCCTCAAGGGGCAACGGCTCCTGCAAGAGGCCGATGTGATTCTCTATGCCGATTCCTTGGTGCCGACTGGGATTTTGCAGTTTGCACCGCCGAGTACTCTCTGTATTCCCACAGCTGCACTGACCTTGGAAGAAATCATTCCACTGATGGTTGAGGCTGTGCAGGCGGGGAAGAAAGTGGTGCGGTTGCAATCGGGCGATCCCAGCCTCTACAGTGCCATTCATGAGCAGATCTGCCGCCTAGCGGAAGCAGGCATTGCCGTTGAAGTTGTCCCCGGCATTAGTGCCTATCAATTGGCTGCTGCTCGCCTCAAGGTCGAACTCACCCTGCCTGAATTGGTACAGACAATTATCCTCACCCGTGCCAGTGGCCGTACGCGAGTTCCGCCAACAGAAGAATTAGCCAGTCTAGCCGCTCACAAAGCCAGCTTGTGTCTTTATCTGAGTGCCAATTGTATCCAGCGCGCCCAGCGAGATCTGCTCCAGCACTATCCCCCAGAGACTCTGGTTGCGGTCGGCTACCGCTTGGGATGGCCCGATGAGCAGTTGTGGCTGGTTCCCCTGAGGGACATAGCAGCGTTTAGTCAGCAACAGCGATTGACCCGCACGACCCTCTACCTGATCAGTCCAGCCTTGGCGGTGCAACAGCAGGGCAGTGATGCCTGGCGCTCCTGTCTCTATAGTCCAGAACACCATCACCTGTTTCGCCCTCATTAA
- the yidD gene encoding membrane protein insertion efficiency factor YidD, protein MGNGLSKALIVLIRIYQRWISPLFLPTCRYTPSCSAYAVEAIARYGAVKGTYLAIRRILRCHPFAVGGYDPVPTTCPDPCNESSPPNPPC, encoded by the coding sequence GTGGGTAACGGGCTCAGTAAAGCACTGATCGTTTTGATTCGCATTTATCAGCGTTGGATTTCGCCTTTATTTTTGCCCACCTGTCGCTATACGCCCAGTTGTTCTGCCTATGCGGTTGAGGCGATCGCCCGCTATGGAGCCGTTAAAGGGACCTATCTAGCCATTCGCCGTATTTTGCGCTGCCACCCCTTTGCGGTGGGGGGCTATGATCCTGTGCCAACCACTTGCCCTGATCCCTGCAATGAATCTTCACCCCCTAATCCCCCTTGTTAG
- a CDS encoding histone deacetylase family protein — protein sequence MYLEQLRRIAAEGGGWLDPDTYLNDQSDRVARLAVQAWLDGVDLALQRQQAIFVLARPPGHHALRERGMGFCLLANGAIAGHYALSLPGIKRVAILDWDVHHGNGTQALVQDNPQIAYCSLHEFPAYPYTGDGGDRGPYNNVLNLPMPTGANGEAYRAAFQDQVIPFLRQFNPDLLIISAGYDAHRNDPLSSIELEEGDYAWMMQQCLRITQRIVVGLEGGYDLEALGRSLVATVQATVVDDAPLELPQN from the coding sequence GTGTACTTAGAGCAATTGAGGCGCATTGCAGCCGAGGGCGGCGGCTGGCTAGATCCAGATACCTACCTCAATGACCAGAGCGATCGCGTGGCACGGTTAGCTGTACAGGCTTGGCTCGATGGGGTAGATCTGGCCCTACAGCGACAGCAAGCAATTTTTGTCTTGGCCCGTCCCCCCGGCCACCATGCCCTCCGGGAGCGGGGAATGGGATTTTGTCTGTTGGCGAATGGGGCGATCGCTGGCCATTATGCGCTCAGTTTACCGGGGATCAAGCGAGTGGCCATTCTGGATTGGGATGTCCACCACGGCAATGGTACCCAAGCACTGGTTCAAGACAATCCTCAGATCGCCTATTGTTCGCTCCATGAGTTTCCCGCCTATCCCTACACAGGTGATGGGGGCGATCGCGGGCCCTACAACAACGTCCTCAACTTACCCATGCCCACAGGTGCCAATGGAGAAGCCTATCGAGCCGCTTTTCAAGATCAAGTCATACCCTTTTTGCGGCAATTTAACCCAGATTTACTGATCATCAGTGCCGGCTATGATGCCCACCGCAACGATCCCCTTTCCAGCATTGAACTAGAGGAGGGCGATTATGCCTGGATGATGCAGCAGTGCTTACGGATCACTCAACGCATTGTGGTTGGTTTAGAGGGGGGGTATGACCTCGAGGCCTTAGGGCGATCGCTAGTGGCTACTGTGCAAGCAACTGTTGTTGACGATGCCCCTCTAGAACTGCCTCAGAATTGA
- a CDS encoding IS481-like element ISTel1 family transposase, whose amino-acid sequence MPRIHANARTTPRIRREIQQAPASISHRELARRYGIHRHTVAKWRKRATVEDKSTRPHRLQTTLTEAQELVIVEVRKLLLLPLDDLLVLARTFLNPNLSRSALDRCLRRHGVSNLRILQKERESLEGSPKSTTRQFKAYAPGFIHIDVKYLPQMPDEEQRRYLFVAIDRATRWVYLAIHEEKSAESATRFLANVLANAPFVVRTVLTDNGKEFTDRFSSAGERQPTGHHPFDQLCREKRITHRLIQPRHPQTNGMVERFNGRIAEILRAERFVSAADLQETLTRYLWAYNHRIPQRVLGHMTPIEKLRWWQTERPDLFVSRVDNVTGLDS is encoded by the coding sequence ATGCCACGTATTCATGCCAACGCCCGAACGACACCCCGAATTCGCCGTGAAATCCAACAAGCACCGGCTTCGATCAGTCATCGCGAGCTTGCCAGACGTTACGGGATCCACCGGCACACGGTAGCGAAATGGCGTAAGCGCGCAACCGTTGAAGACAAAAGCACCCGCCCGCACCGCCTGCAAACGACGCTTACGGAAGCGCAAGAGCTTGTGATCGTTGAGGTGCGTAAGCTCCTTTTGCTGCCTCTTGATGACCTTCTCGTTCTTGCCCGGACGTTCCTCAACCCCAATCTGAGCCGCTCAGCGCTGGATCGCTGCCTGCGTCGCCACGGAGTCTCGAACCTCAGGATACTGCAAAAGGAACGCGAAAGCCTCGAAGGCAGTCCCAAAAGCACCACGCGGCAGTTCAAAGCGTACGCACCTGGGTTCATCCACATCGACGTCAAATACCTGCCACAAATGCCGGATGAGGAGCAGCGCCGCTACCTCTTTGTCGCGATTGATCGGGCAACGCGCTGGGTCTATTTGGCAATCCACGAGGAGAAGAGCGCAGAATCGGCAACGCGCTTTCTTGCAAATGTCCTTGCCAACGCTCCTTTCGTGGTGCGTACGGTGCTGACTGATAACGGCAAGGAGTTTACCGACCGTTTCTCCTCCGCAGGCGAACGCCAACCCACGGGACACCATCCGTTTGATCAGCTCTGTCGTGAAAAGCGCATCACCCATCGGCTCATCCAACCCCGCCATCCGCAAACCAACGGGATGGTGGAACGCTTCAACGGCCGCATTGCGGAGATTCTGCGCGCTGAACGCTTTGTCTCGGCAGCCGACTTGCAAGAGACGCTCACGCGATACCTTTGGGCGTACAATCACCGCATTCCCCAACGCGTTTTGGGCCACATGACTCCCATTGAGAAACTGCGATGGTGGCAAACTGAGCGACCAGACCTCTTCGTTTCAAGGGTAGATAATGTCACGGGTCTTGACAGCTAG
- a CDS encoding DUF29 family protein, translating into MGTLYETDSYAWTQEQAAYLRQGKLELLQLENLSE; encoded by the coding sequence ATGGGTACCCTGTATGAAACCGACTCTTATGCTTGGACACAAGAGCAAGCCGCATACCTCCGCCAAGGCAAACTTGAACTGCTCCAGCTTGAGAACTTGAGTGAGTAG
- a CDS encoding chemotaxis protein CheW codes for MLKSRRRRQSQPVVLEQFLTFTVRQEYFAVPMAQAYRVIPLPSVHGDPQQRGIGLVTYENREILVIDIGRCLFDDPLSSSETQTLKFLLILQPRLEQEWLGLPLTDPPVIERISQAAIHAIPRNYLHWGSIHNVSSLMVTHQEDQERPPIFIVDVEQVLHTLKTR; via the coding sequence ATGCTTAAAAGCCGTCGCCGTCGCCAGAGCCAACCCGTTGTTTTAGAGCAGTTCCTGACATTTACCGTGCGCCAAGAGTACTTTGCCGTGCCTATGGCGCAGGCCTATCGGGTGATTCCTTTACCTTCTGTTCATGGGGATCCGCAGCAGCGGGGTATTGGCCTTGTCACCTATGAAAATCGCGAAATTCTAGTCATTGATATTGGCCGCTGTCTCTTTGATGACCCCCTCTCAAGCTCAGAAACCCAAACCCTGAAATTTTTGCTCATTCTCCAGCCGCGATTAGAGCAGGAGTGGCTTGGCCTGCCCCTCACCGACCCCCCCGTGATTGAGCGCATTTCCCAGGCAGCCATTCATGCCATTCCCAGGAACTATCTCCACTGGGGAAGCATTCACAACGTTAGCTCCCTTATGGTCACTCATCAAGAGGATCAGGAGCGACCTCCCATCTTTATCGTGGATGTTGAGCAGGTTCTGCATACCCTAAAAACCCGATAG
- a CDS encoding hybrid sensor histidine kinase/response regulator, protein MPEPGIEETIRLQFLEEAQDYLATIEAGVLELSQRPGVIDAVLRAAHSIKGGAAMMGFMSLSELAHRLEDFFKVLKSRPCDDVEVQHLLLKAVDQLQAVITLHRQGVQPNEGWWRTQVEPILDQLHRRLGEPTAEDDLALLSGDDGHQMRVALFETEVEACLQRLETVLQTPGQPCLKEELAIAAQELAGLGQMLELPPFADFCASVSAYLEQPNCDVSQAGASIIQQWRRCQALVITGQVAALPTRFETPETDDEDQTIIDSIDAVDLPLANLNQELGVEDFASAEVEAFSLGDLLSPPPTPPKLPATPPQETEIPKPQAEEPKETTVRVPAHQLEELSDLMGELLIECNALELQRERLHSLLTGLKQKVGALERANFRLRTEYDRVSAPHHFNLQNQHGFDVLEFDRYTDVHLLSQEVMETIVQVQEITSDLELSLEDTERTDRDLNRTVKQLQARFTQVRMRPFADLANRYPRLIRELSHQHGKNVNLEVEGSHVLIDRTVLSVLADPLLHLVRNAFDHGIEPPEERQALGKPAVGTITLKAAYRGNRTVITVADDGRGLNPEKIRETARRMGLAPDWLETASDRDLWQLIFEPGFSTAAQVSSLSGRGVGMDIVRTNLRQIRGDIQIQSTPGQGTRFTITIPYTLSVVRVLLVEAAGMLLAVPTEDIEEMVLADRYPAIATLGSTLIDWEGYLIPLIELTQIFHFQRPYRPVEMEGAPAINEPTLMIVSQGESALALRVDRYWGEQEVTIRQVEGELALPKGFSGCTILGNGRIVPLLDPLSFFDWSQQEPPPAAVTSSVAPSQDTVLVVDDSVNVRRFLANTLEKAGYRVEQAKDGQEAIDKLQGGLAVNALICDIEMPRLDGFGVLTQIRRIPQCQNTPVLMLTSRTGQKHRQLAERLGAAAYFSKPFRESELLATLDQLIHHA, encoded by the coding sequence ATGCCCGAACCCGGCATTGAGGAAACGATCCGCCTCCAGTTTTTGGAGGAGGCGCAGGACTATCTGGCAACCATTGAAGCGGGGGTACTCGAACTCTCTCAGCGGCCGGGGGTGATTGATGCCGTACTGCGGGCGGCTCACTCGATTAAAGGTGGTGCGGCAATGATGGGCTTTATGTCCCTCAGTGAACTGGCCCATCGCCTTGAGGATTTCTTTAAGGTTTTGAAATCCCGTCCCTGCGATGACGTAGAAGTACAGCACCTCCTGCTCAAGGCGGTAGATCAACTGCAAGCGGTCATTACCCTCCACCGTCAAGGGGTTCAACCCAATGAGGGCTGGTGGCGCACCCAAGTGGAGCCAATTTTGGATCAGTTGCACAGACGGCTGGGGGAGCCGACAGCGGAGGATGATCTAGCGCTTCTCAGTGGGGATGATGGCCACCAGATGCGGGTGGCTCTTTTTGAAACTGAGGTGGAGGCCTGCCTCCAACGCTTAGAAACCGTTCTGCAAACCCCCGGGCAACCCTGCCTTAAGGAGGAGTTGGCGATCGCTGCCCAAGAACTGGCAGGCCTCGGGCAAATGCTGGAGCTGCCCCCATTTGCCGACTTTTGTGCCTCTGTCAGTGCCTATCTTGAGCAGCCCAACTGTGATGTCAGCCAAGCTGGTGCCAGCATTATTCAGCAATGGCGGCGCTGCCAAGCCCTTGTGATCACTGGGCAAGTGGCGGCTTTGCCCACCCGCTTCGAAACCCCTGAAACCGATGATGAGGATCAAACCATTATTGATTCAATTGATGCAGTGGATTTACCGCTGGCAAACCTGAATCAAGAATTAGGGGTCGAGGACTTTGCCAGTGCCGAAGTGGAGGCTTTCTCCCTGGGGGATTTATTGTCCCCCCCACCCACCCCCCCCAAGCTGCCAGCAACACCCCCGCAGGAAACCGAGATTCCAAAGCCACAAGCCGAGGAACCCAAGGAAACAACCGTGCGGGTGCCAGCGCATCAGTTGGAGGAGCTGAGCGATCTGATGGGGGAGTTGCTCATTGAGTGTAATGCTCTAGAGTTACAACGGGAACGCCTCCACAGCCTCCTAACCGGTCTCAAGCAAAAAGTGGGTGCCCTTGAGCGTGCCAACTTTCGCCTGCGCACAGAGTATGACCGTGTCAGCGCCCCCCACCACTTTAACCTCCAAAATCAACATGGGTTCGATGTCCTCGAGTTCGATCGCTACACCGATGTGCACCTGCTCTCCCAAGAGGTGATGGAAACTATTGTCCAAGTGCAGGAAATCACTAGCGATTTGGAACTGAGCCTAGAGGACACCGAACGCACAGACCGCGATCTCAACCGCACCGTCAAGCAACTCCAAGCTCGATTTACCCAGGTGCGAATGCGCCCCTTTGCCGATTTGGCCAACCGCTATCCGCGCCTCATCCGCGAATTGAGCCACCAGCATGGTAAAAATGTCAACTTAGAAGTTGAGGGCAGTCACGTTCTCATTGACCGCACGGTGTTGAGTGTGTTGGCGGATCCCCTCTTGCACCTTGTCCGTAATGCCTTTGACCATGGCATTGAACCCCCAGAGGAACGCCAAGCCCTTGGTAAACCCGCCGTGGGAACCATTACTCTAAAGGCAGCCTACCGCGGCAACCGAACCGTGATTACTGTGGCGGATGATGGCCGAGGTCTCAATCCGGAGAAAATTCGCGAAACGGCACGGCGAATGGGCTTAGCCCCAGATTGGTTGGAAACTGCTAGCGATCGCGACCTCTGGCAACTGATTTTTGAGCCGGGCTTTTCCACGGCCGCCCAGGTGAGTAGCCTCTCCGGGCGCGGTGTCGGCATGGATATCGTGCGCACCAATTTGCGGCAAATTCGCGGGGACATCCAGATCCAGAGTACTCCCGGCCAAGGGACGCGATTTACGATTACGATTCCCTACACTCTCTCAGTTGTACGGGTGCTGTTAGTAGAAGCTGCCGGCATGCTTTTGGCAGTGCCAACCGAAGACATTGAAGAAATGGTACTTGCCGATCGCTATCCGGCGATCGCAACCCTTGGCTCAACCCTCATTGACTGGGAAGGCTATCTTATCCCCTTGATTGAGCTGACCCAGATTTTTCACTTTCAGCGTCCCTATCGTCCCGTAGAAATGGAGGGAGCACCCGCCATTAACGAACCAACCCTGATGATTGTGAGTCAAGGGGAGAGTGCCCTTGCCCTGCGGGTCGATCGCTATTGGGGCGAGCAGGAAGTCACCATTCGCCAAGTCGAAGGAGAATTAGCCCTACCCAAGGGCTTTAGTGGCTGCACAATTTTAGGAAATGGCCGCATTGTTCCCCTATTAGATCCCCTCTCCTTCTTTGATTGGTCACAACAGGAGCCTCCCCCTGCCGCGGTGACCAGCTCCGTTGCCCCTAGCCAAGACACCGTCCTTGTGGTTGATGATTCAGTGAACGTGCGGCGTTTCCTCGCCAACACCCTCGAAAAGGCCGGCTATCGGGTTGAGCAGGCCAAAGATGGTCAGGAAGCCATTGATAAACTCCAAGGGGGACTCGCCGTCAACGCTCTGATCTGCGACATTGAAATGCCCCGCCTCGATGGGTTTGGCGTCCTCACTCAAATTCGCCGCATTCCCCAATGCCAAAACACCCCTGTACTAATGCTGACCTCCCGCACAGGTCAAAAACATCGCCAGCTGGCAGAACGCCTAGGGGCAGCCGCCTACTTTAGCAAGCCCTTCCGCGAAAGTGAGCTCTTGGCCACCCTTGATCAATTGATCCACCATGCTTAA
- a CDS encoding methyl-accepting chemotaxis protein: protein MTTAKPPIDIPPLPPSVLNYQLPSVEENKATTNGQSHGQPLPPTPPRRKFWGLRPKLITSAIALATLPLLGVGLVGNEVVRQNLVQLVLDFQQQQANSVALQFENYLRNRLGDARTLGSLLSSRYSDKIQRRDRPQLQAILDQWLNAYSDYDSAGIIANDGQGTVIAQSSEGNRLANNILQNQQYFKLAIQTRNPVLTVEPTLSLPDRPLGMFLAVPVINPQNGQILAVARLRIPRATIAELFITYTRKQSHTFYLIDSGGTIFATTQREEAIQGKPLQEVFPKLAEQLQRARSGVIKTDATFEDQILSYRQVPSPFRAIVLGVDRNQALAPLRTLTWTLFGGMVIATGAVGAIALYATQRGLRPIFRTIAAVEAIGAGNLDTRVPIETKDELATLGQTINEMVTRLQQSFTQIEQAAKCADCLRQAAVQLSELRDRQAIFETLVAKGRELLACDRVIVYAFDDNYVGTVVAESVAEGWPQARDQVIEDPCFREHWVEAYRQGRIQATTDIFKAGLTECHLNQLRPLKVRANLVVPMVIDDQLFGLLIAHQCSEPRQWQEIEIDQFSELASTGSLVLERLHFLEQTIAAQQAAERLAQEQQQRTEHIQMQLIKLLTEVEAASQGDLTVRADITADEIGTVADIFNALIESLRDVVVQVKATTEKVNTALLADEAAMTELATESLRQAKKVKRMLDAVEAMASSIESVANSANEAAAVARQASERAVTSGETMDTTVESILQLRQTVAETAKKVKRLGESSQQISKVISLINQIALQTNLLAINASIEAARAGEEGRGFAVVAEEVGELAARSAAATREIEQIVESIQQETQEVVSAMEAGTAQVVEGTRLVEATKQSLAEIVQVSQHIDELVQSISQATVSQTRTSNTVSTLMRDFAKVSEGMSATSKQISESLQATVDMAQELQNSVNIFKVTAEG, encoded by the coding sequence ATGACGACTGCCAAGCCCCCTATTGATATTCCCCCCTTACCACCCTCGGTTTTGAACTACCAACTGCCTTCTGTAGAGGAGAACAAAGCAACCACCAATGGTCAATCCCATGGACAGCCGTTGCCGCCAACACCGCCCCGCCGCAAATTTTGGGGGCTCCGTCCAAAACTCATTACCAGTGCCATTGCTCTGGCAACGCTGCCTCTGTTGGGGGTGGGCTTAGTAGGGAATGAAGTGGTACGCCAAAACTTGGTGCAGTTGGTCTTAGACTTCCAGCAACAGCAAGCAAATAGTGTAGCACTTCAGTTTGAGAATTATCTTCGCAATCGCCTCGGGGATGCCCGAACCTTAGGGTCTCTGTTGAGTAGCCGCTACAGCGATAAGATTCAGCGGCGCGATCGCCCCCAACTGCAAGCGATTCTGGATCAATGGCTTAATGCCTACTCAGACTACGACAGTGCGGGCATCATTGCCAATGATGGCCAAGGAACGGTCATTGCCCAGTCTTCGGAGGGGAACCGTCTTGCCAACAATATTCTCCAAAATCAGCAGTACTTTAAGCTAGCAATTCAAACTCGCAACCCGGTTCTAACGGTTGAGCCAACGCTGTCACTGCCCGATCGCCCCCTAGGGATGTTTTTGGCAGTGCCCGTGATCAATCCCCAAAATGGGCAAATTTTAGCAGTAGCTCGGTTGCGGATTCCCCGAGCGACTATTGCAGAGCTCTTCATAACCTACACTCGCAAGCAGTCCCATACCTTTTACCTCATCGACAGTGGCGGCACGATCTTTGCAACCACCCAGCGGGAAGAGGCGATACAGGGAAAACCCCTCCAAGAGGTGTTTCCTAAATTAGCCGAGCAACTCCAGCGGGCCCGCAGCGGGGTGATCAAAACCGACGCGACTTTTGAGGATCAGATTCTCAGTTATAGGCAAGTGCCTAGCCCCTTTAGGGCAATTGTGCTGGGGGTTGATCGCAACCAGGCGCTTGCGCCCCTCAGAACGCTGACATGGACATTGTTCGGGGGGATGGTCATTGCCACAGGGGCAGTGGGGGCGATCGCCCTCTACGCAACACAGCGAGGACTCCGTCCTATTTTCCGCACCATTGCTGCCGTGGAAGCCATCGGCGCCGGCAACCTCGACACCCGTGTCCCCATTGAAACCAAGGATGAGCTGGCCACCCTAGGGCAAACCATCAATGAAATGGTTACACGGTTACAACAATCCTTCACCCAAATTGAGCAGGCAGCCAAATGTGCAGATTGCTTACGTCAGGCTGCGGTGCAGTTAAGTGAGTTGCGCGATCGCCAAGCCATTTTTGAGACCCTTGTGGCAAAGGGCCGTGAACTATTGGCCTGCGATCGTGTCATTGTCTATGCCTTTGATGACAACTATGTGGGAACAGTCGTAGCCGAGTCGGTGGCAGAGGGTTGGCCACAAGCTCGAGATCAGGTAATTGAGGATCCCTGTTTCCGCGAACACTGGGTAGAGGCCTACCGCCAGGGCCGCATTCAAGCCACGACGGATATTTTCAAGGCAGGGCTAACGGAGTGTCACCTGAATCAACTCCGGCCCCTCAAGGTTCGGGCAAATCTTGTCGTGCCGATGGTGATCGACGACCAACTTTTTGGTCTCCTGATTGCCCACCAGTGCAGTGAACCACGCCAGTGGCAGGAGATCGAGATTGACCAATTCAGTGAACTGGCGAGCACCGGCAGCCTTGTCCTGGAGCGTCTCCATTTCCTTGAGCAGACCATTGCCGCTCAACAGGCAGCAGAGCGCCTTGCCCAGGAGCAACAGCAGCGTACTGAACATATCCAAATGCAGTTAATCAAGCTGCTCACAGAGGTGGAGGCCGCTTCCCAGGGAGATCTGACGGTACGGGCAGACATCACTGCCGATGAAATTGGCACTGTTGCTGATATCTTCAACGCCCTCATTGAAAGTCTGCGGGATGTGGTGGTGCAAGTGAAAGCAACAACGGAAAAAGTGAACACCGCCCTCTTGGCGGATGAGGCAGCGATGACCGAGTTAGCGACAGAATCCCTGCGTCAAGCCAAGAAGGTAAAGCGGATGCTGGATGCTGTTGAGGCCATGGCCAGCTCAATTGAATCCGTGGCCAATAGTGCCAACGAGGCGGCAGCCGTGGCGCGCCAGGCCTCAGAGCGAGCGGTCACTAGCGGTGAAACGATGGATACTACTGTCGAAAGTATCCTTCAACTGCGGCAAACTGTGGCGGAAACCGCCAAAAAAGTGAAGCGCTTAGGGGAGTCGTCGCAACAGATTTCCAAGGTGATCTCCCTGATTAATCAAATTGCCTTGCAAACCAACCTCTTGGCCATTAATGCCAGTATTGAGGCGGCCCGTGCGGGCGAAGAAGGCCGAGGCTTTGCTGTGGTGGCCGAAGAAGTCGGTGAGCTGGCGGCGCGATCGGCGGCGGCCACCCGTGAAATTGAGCAAATCGTCGAGAGCATTCAGCAGGAAACCCAAGAGGTGGTCAGTGCCATGGAAGCAGGAACTGCTCAGGTGGTGGAAGGCACCCGCCTTGTGGAAGCTACCAAGCAGAGTCTTGCAGAAATCGTCCAGGTGTCGCAGCACATTGACGAGCTGGTGCAGTCCATTTCCCAAGCCACCGTCTCCCAAACCCGCACATCTAATACGGTCAGTACACTAATGCGCGATTTCGCTAAGGTCTCAGAGGGCATGTCGGCAACCTCCAAACAGATTTCTGAGTCTCTCCAAGCCACCGTGGACATGGCTCAGGAACTACAAAACTCCGTCAACATCTTTAAGGTGACTGCTGAGGGATAG
- a CDS encoding chemotaxis protein CheW, translating to MIGAAPWLNGGEGVGDRPQGLPYLRLVVHEQCTALLPMTEIQQVLVLPPQQLTAIPNMPAIVMGLLNVRNRIVWVLDLAHLFNLEPLDAEMPLVTIALLDTPKGYLGLALKEVRGIARLPEGAIQSPVGTVSAALVPYLKGCCRLAEEIFFILDGAAIAERACSSVLTVDVG from the coding sequence ATGATTGGGGCAGCACCTTGGTTGAATGGTGGCGAAGGGGTAGGCGATCGCCCCCAAGGGTTACCCTACCTGCGCTTAGTGGTGCACGAGCAATGCACCGCACTACTGCCGATGACTGAGATTCAGCAGGTGTTGGTGCTGCCACCGCAGCAACTCACGGCAATTCCCAATATGCCTGCCATAGTCATGGGATTGCTGAACGTTCGTAACCGCATTGTTTGGGTGTTGGATTTAGCCCACTTGTTCAACCTCGAACCACTGGATGCAGAGATGCCGCTGGTGACGATCGCGCTGCTGGATACCCCCAAGGGCTATTTAGGATTGGCCCTAAAGGAGGTCCGTGGGATTGCCCGTCTTCCTGAAGGGGCGATTCAATCGCCAGTGGGTACGGTGAGCGCGGCGCTGGTTCCCTATCTCAAAGGGTGCTGTCGTTTGGCAGAGGAGATATTTTTTATCCTCGATGGGGCAGCAATTGCCGAGAGAGCTTGCTCAAGTGTTCTTACTGTTGATGTTGGATAG
- a CDS encoding response regulator has protein sequence MTKVLVVEDIPSEMALISSFLQESGYAVITATDAKEALEKVAQYKPDVVVTDVVMPGMSGFELCRSLKKNPETEKLPIVVCTSKNQELDRLWAMKQGADAYVTKPFSREDLVRALKSVVV, from the coding sequence ATGACAAAGGTTTTAGTGGTGGAAGATATCCCCTCGGAAATGGCATTGATCAGCTCGTTTCTTCAGGAGTCTGGCTACGCCGTGATTACGGCCACCGATGCCAAGGAGGCACTGGAGAAAGTAGCCCAGTATAAGCCCGACGTCGTCGTCACAGATGTGGTGATGCCGGGGATGAGCGGCTTCGAACTTTGCCGCAGTCTCAAGAAAAATCCTGAGACTGAAAAACTGCCTATTGTTGTCTGCACCTCCAAAAACCAGGAGTTAGACCGTCTTTGGGCGATGAAGCAGGGGGCAGATGCCTATGTGACCAAGCCCTTTAGCCGTGAAGATTTGGTACGGGCACTGAAGTCAGTGGTGGTGTAG